Proteins encoded within one genomic window of Flavobacterium oreochromis:
- a CDS encoding DMT family transporter: protein MLSKNNKWFLLFLLSLIWGSSFILIKRGLVGLNPYQLGALRLIFAFSFLIVVGFKSLFKIPSYKWKYVILTAIFGNGLPVFLFAYAQTGMKSSVSGVLNSLTPLYTLLIGAIAFGLTFLRNQVIGILLGLIGCLFLVYFGKESNEETHYFHALLVVIATVCYALNVNLIKKYLPDVSPLSISTGNFSVMLIPALIILFYNGYGEIILETKTIHSTLFILILGMVGTGIANILYYQLIQISSPLFASSVTYFIPIIALSWGILDNETLNPMQLVSTGIILSGVYLASKK from the coding sequence ATGTTAAGCAAAAACAATAAATGGTTTCTTTTGTTTTTACTATCTCTTATATGGGGTAGTTCGTTTATTTTAATAAAAAGAGGTCTGGTTGGACTTAATCCTTATCAGTTAGGAGCTTTACGTTTGATTTTTGCTTTTAGCTTTTTAATAGTTGTTGGTTTTAAATCTCTTTTCAAAATCCCTTCGTATAAATGGAAATATGTTATTTTAACTGCTATATTCGGAAATGGCTTACCTGTATTTCTTTTTGCATATGCGCAAACTGGAATGAAAAGTTCTGTTAGCGGTGTTCTTAATTCGTTAACACCTCTTTATACTTTATTAATAGGAGCTATAGCTTTTGGCTTAACTTTTCTAAGAAATCAGGTCATAGGTATATTACTAGGACTAATAGGTTGTTTATTTTTAGTTTATTTTGGAAAAGAGAGTAATGAGGAAACACATTATTTTCACGCATTATTAGTTGTTATTGCTACTGTTTGTTATGCTCTAAATGTAAACTTAATAAAGAAATACTTACCTGACGTTAGTCCACTAAGCATTTCAACTGGAAACTTTTCGGTAATGTTAATCCCTGCTCTTATTATTTTATTTTACAATGGATATGGAGAAATTATTTTAGAGACTAAGACTATACATTCCACACTATTTATATTAATACTTGGTATGGTAGGAACAGGTATTGCAAATATTTTATACTATCAACTTATACAAATATCATCTCCTCTATTTGCTTCATCTGTTACTTATTTTATTCCAATTATAGCATTAAGTTGGGGGATCTTAGATAATGAAACCTTAAATCCTATGCAATTAGTTAGCACAGGAATTATATTAAGCGGTGTATACCTAGCAAGTAAAAAATGA
- a CDS encoding heavy-metal-associated domain-containing protein, producing the protein MNGMTCAIGCAKTIENKLNELDGVLKAKVDFDSKLATIEYDSSIHSKQSLIKIIENVADGKTYKVE; encoded by the coding sequence ATTAATGGAATGACTTGTGCTATTGGGTGTGCTAAAACCATTGAAAATAAACTCAATGAATTAGATGGTGTTTTAAAAGCTAAAGTTGATTTTGATTCGAAGTTAGCTACAATTGAATACGATAGTTCTATACATTCAAAACAGTCGTTAATTAAAATTATAGAAAATGTAGCGGATGGTAAAACATATAAGGTTGAATAA
- a CDS encoding S8 family serine peptidase, translated as MRRKLLNFSFFAFSFFSFAQDGNFITINGNRINSMDDFKSLKSDYSKEKMISARKKSTDESVLIIQFKKNLSKSEQKSLSQKGINLLSYFSNNAYYAKLEPGFYEKNINNTNIKTIFAIKPEYKIASEIVKNDIPAYAKDGELLDVVVTYHKDGSKNQLDQDFRSIGVKNFRISENFNQVFCKISRDKILKLVELGVIQNVELAPAPAVLENNPGRTSHKVNLLSSNINGLGYGLTGKGVKIGIWDGNVEPHKDATNRLFTREFESPSTHGSHVFGTMAGAGIIDPLAKGMAPKATVYAWNFNVQSNGLKVYEERLLSADNDGIELTQNSYGSPLDKGYSTTRYDASDRGDDDVMVRKNYLLTMYSNGNSQSANPAGSGFYTSTKNSKNALHVAANDPNESISDYSSFGPTADGRLVPQISAVGSDVYSMSYNNSYEVMSGTSMATPGVTGTVALLYERYKNKFGQRPLGSLMKAIVCNTADELGNIGPDYKYGYGKINGLRAVQAIDENRFYTGSVINGADNQKTITVPAGTKQLKVMLCYTDLPGVPGTSTILVNNLDLKVLRNGQIYLPWILDPNQANNPATKGVDNLNNIEQVTIDNPEAGDYTIIIDGKNIPLDSQEFSVVYDYVKPDFKLTYPIGNEKLIPGTKEFIRWDYVGDSKPFILEYSNDGGNSYKQIVELPAQARTYLWTIPNEVGTNFKVRILSGSKIVSSKQVFTLMPRPVNFKSETIVACGVTNHKLTWDAIANAKYEVLKLNSNGEDFEVIGETTTNEYTLNNVVNSNVYTVRAISLTSSAISERAIAIIINSLGEKELTVNTLPYKEDFETLSLNNITLTSNETGKASIAYWSPKERNGIVFSGNGVAGAVPWVNSSVSGFGGTSTTNAFKDNPTYIKKATFCEFDATSLAGKKIRLKYDVRYENPNISLNKIFLRVLVNGTELVSDEGYKFITGGIGSRTPIYDLSPYAGGKINLVFETVMDDKDVKVVSNSKKTNTLSLDNIMLYEATNDVAVTFASTNTTSPLSTASTAVKISVSLLNYSPNEVSNIPVSYTINNGAPINEVVPGPIAPMGRLSYDFVTTQNMSALGKYDISVSANMVGDTNLANNAYTFNRVNNGSDIAISLNSDLTKVTYTTCDAVFTDDGGRFGNYANILSPTSAKIAIFKPAVAGKKVKVDFTNFDLEEGWDYLKIYNGPSKNSPLIASYSGKSIPASITSSAPNGELTFEFVPDDAVAQGGWVANITCADYVPFSDAGIVSITKPETLGKKSTEVAVTVIVKNYSSDNRVNLPVFYQINGGPKVEEVIASINGLEQKEYTFIAKADLTTNPDENFAYVISAGINELDANPANNTKDKKVYNKHTLPGNVNTNGYAITNLNWDNFNNASGVTGYSNFKNLSIPVFKTKVYTPNVNISKADLPLTRSLTLSTGVFTLMVVDLNNDGNFGDEYYAGKYWVNTEATEANFASTRSTHYFKNVATNTVGVSIPSDVPVGNHPVRFIHMFRDQAESFNVVLGPTKDGLTTSRNDFEIEEYTLNVQELPVADAELVEIIDLRPRLNNTSLVTVKVKNNSSVALNNFDIAYKVNNGVEVVQTITAPINPASEAIVSFTTEADLRTVQEYTIEAYTKLPGDENVSNDKKVLTIKHVAQNAPNKVANFDGNDDILITKTNPLFELTNGFTFETWINQKGPSSSFGRFFDKGNITAFVNNNPGHSLYKENSLIVSITKDSGTFALNTDTNTIKLNEWTHIAVTVSTTNQYKVYINGVEVAARLVSGTVGPVRVNNTSPLVIGNSVALNRGFNGNIDEIRVWNTERSATDIANNQNVKLTGNEPNLLFYLPVAESEGIFAYDKTALDNTAKVTNAEVNFFEAPKLLRNFNVIGQLDKVYNEADKSYTVYVSDTFDLTKTRFDFVTNMYSNATVNNLIQVSNVTENDVPTEFVFTVQGTGLNAELSENYTIKIKKGLNPESKLISYKFLATDNNVLGKNIDTVINGVNVVGNAGDANLSNLIATFETSPNATLFVDGVKQLNNKTIALNYDKQLVVVCVVAENTLSRTYYEISLETALSNNDFESEMISVYPNPVAEGQAITLSMEGEVVIYDLLGKKVLESKEKNKILDLSGLKPSTYLLELTTDNKNKIRKKIVIK; from the coding sequence ATGAGAAGAAAATTACTAAACTTTAGTTTCTTCGCATTTTCATTTTTTAGTTTTGCTCAAGATGGTAACTTTATTACTATCAACGGTAATAGAATAAATTCGATGGACGATTTTAAAAGTCTGAAGTCTGATTATTCAAAAGAAAAAATGATTTCTGCAAGAAAAAAAAGTACAGATGAATCGGTTCTGATTATTCAGTTTAAAAAAAATTTGAGTAAAAGTGAACAAAAAAGTTTATCCCAAAAAGGGATTAATTTGTTAAGCTATTTTTCTAATAATGCCTACTATGCTAAATTAGAGCCAGGTTTTTATGAGAAAAATATTAATAATACTAATATTAAAACAATTTTTGCAATTAAGCCAGAATATAAAATTGCATCCGAAATTGTTAAAAATGATATCCCAGCTTATGCTAAGGATGGAGAATTACTTGATGTAGTAGTTACCTATCATAAAGATGGTAGCAAAAATCAGTTAGATCAAGATTTTCGTAGCATAGGAGTAAAAAACTTTAGAATAAGTGAAAATTTTAATCAAGTTTTTTGTAAAATATCAAGAGATAAAATTTTAAAACTAGTAGAATTAGGAGTTATTCAAAATGTTGAATTGGCTCCAGCACCTGCAGTCTTAGAAAATAATCCAGGTAGAACCTCTCATAAAGTAAATTTACTGTCATCTAATATAAATGGCTTAGGTTATGGATTAACAGGAAAAGGCGTGAAAATTGGTATTTGGGACGGTAATGTTGAACCTCACAAAGATGCAACAAACAGACTTTTTACTAGAGAGTTTGAATCACCAAGTACACATGGTAGCCACGTTTTTGGTACTATGGCAGGGGCGGGTATTATAGATCCTCTTGCAAAAGGAATGGCTCCTAAAGCTACGGTATATGCTTGGAATTTTAATGTTCAATCAAACGGGTTAAAGGTATATGAAGAACGATTGTTGTCTGCTGATAATGATGGGATTGAATTAACACAAAATTCTTATGGTAGTCCTCTTGATAAAGGTTATAGTACTACCAGATATGATGCTTCTGATAGAGGAGATGATGATGTTATGGTTAGAAAAAACTATTTATTAACCATGTATTCTAACGGAAATTCGCAGTCAGCAAATCCAGCAGGTTCAGGTTTTTATACTTCTACTAAAAACTCCAAAAACGCACTACATGTAGCAGCAAATGATCCTAACGAAAGTATAAGTGATTATAGTAGTTTTGGTCCTACGGCAGATGGTCGTTTAGTTCCTCAAATCTCTGCTGTAGGTTCAGATGTATATTCTATGAGTTATAATAATTCATATGAAGTAATGAGTGGTACTTCTATGGCTACACCAGGAGTTACAGGTACAGTAGCCCTTTTATATGAACGTTATAAAAATAAATTTGGACAAAGACCATTAGGATCTCTAATGAAGGCCATTGTATGTAATACAGCAGATGAGCTAGGAAATATTGGACCAGATTATAAATATGGATACGGGAAAATTAATGGATTACGAGCTGTTCAAGCTATTGATGAAAATAGATTTTACACTGGATCTGTAATAAATGGAGCTGATAATCAAAAGACAATTACAGTTCCAGCTGGTACAAAACAACTTAAAGTAATGCTTTGTTATACAGATTTACCAGGTGTCCCAGGAACAAGTACTATTTTAGTTAATAATTTGGATCTGAAAGTTTTACGTAATGGACAAATTTATTTACCTTGGATATTAGATCCTAATCAAGCAAATAATCCAGCAACTAAAGGGGTTGATAATCTAAATAATATTGAACAAGTTACAATTGATAATCCTGAAGCAGGCGATTATACAATCATTATTGATGGAAAAAACATTCCTTTAGATTCTCAAGAATTTTCAGTAGTATATGACTATGTAAAACCTGATTTTAAATTAACATATCCTATTGGAAATGAAAAATTAATACCAGGAACGAAGGAATTTATTCGTTGGGATTACGTAGGAGATTCAAAACCTTTTATATTAGAATATTCAAATGATGGCGGAAATAGTTATAAACAAATCGTAGAATTACCCGCTCAAGCAAGAACTTATCTTTGGACAATACCAAATGAAGTAGGGACTAACTTTAAAGTAAGAATTTTAAGTGGTTCAAAAATAGTTTCTTCTAAACAGGTATTTACTTTAATGCCAAGACCAGTAAATTTTAAATCAGAAACTATTGTCGCTTGTGGTGTTACTAATCATAAATTAACTTGGGATGCTATTGCAAATGCTAAATATGAAGTCTTAAAATTAAATTCTAATGGTGAAGATTTTGAAGTAATAGGTGAAACAACTACAAATGAATATACTCTTAATAATGTAGTAAATAGTAATGTTTATACTGTTAGAGCAATTAGTTTAACATCTAGTGCTATTTCGGAAAGAGCTATTGCAATTATTATTAATTCTTTAGGGGAAAAAGAATTAACGGTTAATACTTTGCCTTATAAAGAAGATTTTGAAACATTAAGCCTTAATAATATTACTTTGACAAGTAATGAAACAGGTAAAGCTTCTATTGCTTATTGGAGTCCTAAAGAAAGAAATGGAATTGTGTTTTCAGGTAATGGAGTAGCAGGAGCTGTGCCATGGGTTAACTCTTCTGTATCAGGATTTGGAGGTACATCAACTACAAATGCTTTTAAAGATAATCCAACCTATATCAAAAAAGCTACTTTTTGTGAATTTGATGCAACCTCACTTGCAGGTAAGAAAATACGTTTGAAATATGATGTACGCTATGAAAATCCTAATATTTCACTAAATAAGATTTTCTTAAGAGTTTTAGTTAATGGTACAGAATTAGTAAGTGATGAAGGGTATAAATTTATTACAGGTGGAATAGGTTCTAGAACACCTATTTATGATTTAAGTCCTTATGCGGGCGGTAAGATAAACCTAGTTTTTGAAACCGTTATGGATGATAAAGATGTTAAAGTTGTCTCTAATAGTAAAAAGACAAATACACTTAGCTTAGATAACATAATGCTTTATGAAGCAACAAATGATGTAGCGGTTACTTTTGCTAGTACTAATACAACATCACCTTTGTCAACTGCTTCAACCGCTGTAAAGATTTCGGTAAGTCTTTTAAATTATAGTCCTAATGAAGTCTCTAACATACCTGTATCATACACAATAAATAATGGAGCACCTATTAACGAGGTCGTGCCAGGACCTATTGCGCCTATGGGACGTTTAAGTTATGATTTTGTAACAACTCAAAACATGAGTGCTTTAGGTAAGTATGATATAAGTGTAAGTGCTAATATGGTAGGAGATACTAATTTAGCTAATAACGCATATACTTTTAATCGTGTTAATAATGGTAGTGATATTGCAATAAGCCTTAATTCAGATTTAACAAAAGTAACTTATACAACGTGCGATGCTGTATTTACAGATGATGGTGGTCGTTTTGGAAATTATGCAAATATTTTAAGCCCAACATCTGCTAAAATAGCTATTTTTAAGCCTGCTGTTGCTGGTAAAAAAGTTAAAGTTGATTTTACAAATTTTGATTTAGAAGAAGGTTGGGATTATTTAAAAATATACAATGGTCCAAGTAAAAATTCGCCTCTTATTGCCTCTTATTCAGGAAAATCTATTCCTGCTTCTATAACTTCATCAGCTCCTAATGGAGAATTAACATTTGAATTTGTACCAGATGATGCAGTAGCACAAGGCGGTTGGGTAGCTAATATTACATGCGCTGATTATGTTCCTTTTTCAGATGCAGGAATTGTATCTATAACAAAACCCGAAACACTTGGTAAAAAATCAACAGAAGTTGCTGTAACAGTTATAGTAAAAAATTATTCATCTGATAATAGAGTGAATTTACCTGTTTTTTATCAAATTAATGGAGGTCCTAAAGTAGAAGAAGTTATTGCCTCTATTAATGGTTTAGAACAAAAGGAATATACTTTTATTGCTAAAGCAGATTTAACAACTAATCCTGATGAAAATTTTGCATATGTAATTAGTGCAGGAATTAACGAATTAGATGCTAATCCAGCTAATAATACAAAAGATAAAAAAGTATATAATAAACATACCCTACCTGGAAATGTAAATACTAATGGTTATGCTATCACCAATTTAAATTGGGATAATTTTAATAATGCAAGTGGTGTAACAGGATATTCAAATTTTAAAAATTTATCTATTCCCGTATTTAAAACTAAAGTTTATACACCTAATGTTAATATCTCTAAAGCAGATTTGCCTTTAACTCGATCTTTGACATTAAGTACAGGTGTGTTTACACTTATGGTTGTTGATTTAAATAATGATGGAAACTTTGGTGATGAATATTATGCAGGGAAATATTGGGTAAATACAGAAGCAACTGAAGCAAATTTTGCTTCTACTAGAAGTACACATTACTTTAAAAATGTTGCGACTAATACAGTAGGTGTTTCTATTCCATCTGATGTGCCTGTAGGAAATCATCCAGTTCGTTTTATACATATGTTTAGAGATCAAGCAGAATCTTTTAACGTAGTATTAGGGCCGACTAAAGATGGCTTAACCACTTCAAGAAATGATTTTGAAATTGAAGAATATACTTTAAATGTTCAAGAACTGCCTGTAGCTGATGCTGAGTTAGTTGAAATTATAGATCTACGCCCAAGACTTAATAATACAAGCCTTGTAACAGTTAAAGTAAAAAATAATTCATCAGTTGCTTTAAATAACTTTGATATTGCTTATAAAGTTAATAATGGAGTAGAAGTTGTACAAACAATAACAGCACCTATAAATCCTGCTAGTGAAGCTATTGTTTCTTTTACTACTGAAGCTGATTTAAGAACAGTTCAGGAATATACAATAGAAGCATATACTAAATTACCTGGTGATGAAAATGTTAGTAATGATAAGAAGGTTCTAACAATTAAGCATGTAGCTCAAAATGCACCAAATAAGGTAGCTAATTTTGATGGTAATGATGATATATTAATTACTAAAACTAATCCTTTATTTGAATTAACTAATGGATTTACTTTTGAAACTTGGATTAATCAGAAAGGGCCTTCTTCAAGTTTTGGTAGATTTTTTGATAAAGGAAACATTACTGCGTTTGTAAATAATAATCCAGGACATTCACTTTATAAAGAAAATAGTTTAATTGTTAGTATAACTAAAGATTCTGGAACATTTGCTTTAAATACAGATACTAATACCATTAAGCTAAATGAATGGACTCATATTGCTGTTACAGTAAGTACTACTAATCAATATAAAGTATATATTAATGGGGTTGAGGTTGCTGCAAGACTCGTGTCTGGAACAGTAGGTCCTGTAAGAGTTAACAATACCTCTCCTTTAGTGATAGGTAATAGTGTTGCTTTAAATAGAGGATTTAATGGAAATATTGATGAAATTAGAGTTTGGAATACTGAAAGATCAGCAACAGACATTGCAAATAACCAAAATGTAAAACTCACAGGAAATGAACCAAATTTATTATTTTATCTTCCTGTAGCAGAGTCAGAAGGAATATTTGCATATGATAAAACAGCTTTAGATAATACAGCTAAAGTGACTAATGCAGAAGTAAACTTTTTTGAAGCTCCTAAATTATTACGTAATTTTAATGTAATAGGACAATTAGATAAAGTATATAATGAAGCAGATAAATCGTATACTGTTTATGTCTCTGATACTTTTGATTTGACAAAAACTAGATTTGATTTTGTAACTAATATGTATTCTAATGCAACCGTTAATAATCTTATCCAAGTTTCAAATGTAACAGAAAATGATGTTCCTACGGAATTTGTATTTACAGTTCAGGGTACAGGATTAAATGCAGAATTATCTGAAAATTACACGATAAAAATTAAAAAAGGTTTAAATCCAGAATCAAAATTAATTAGTTATAAATTCTTAGCTACAGATAATAACGTTTTAGGTAAAAATATAGATACGGTTATTAATGGCGTAAATGTAGTTGGTAATGCAGGAGATGCAAATCTTTCAAATTTGATTGCAACTTTTGAAACCTCTCCTAACGCTACTCTTTTTGTAGATGGAGTAAAACAATTAAATAATAAAACAATTGCATTAAACTATGATAAACAATTAGTAGTTGTTTGTGTAGTTGCAGAAAATACATTGTCAAGAACTTATTACGAAATAAGTTTAGAAACAGCTCTTTCTAATAATGATTTTGAAAGTGAAATGATTTCTGTATATCCCAATCCAGTAGCTGAAGGTCAGGCAATAACATTAAGCATGGAAGGAGAAGTAGTGATATATGATTTACTAGGTAAAAAAGTCTTAGAATCTAAAGAAAAAAATAAAATATTAGATTTATCAGGTTTAAAACCAAGTACTTATTTGTTAGAATTAACTACTGATAATAAAAATAAAATACGTAAAAAAATAGTGATTAAATAA
- the rnpA gene encoding ribonuclease P protein component produces MKQNYPNYEKLKSRTLIDYLFTNGKSVSKYPLRLVFVEVSELKNTNTSLQIGVSVSKRYFKKAVDRNYYKRVLREVYRLNKQEFLQPISEKKYIMMLMYQTKDRLDFHEINDKVKRLLIKFNEQINKQEFK; encoded by the coding sequence ATGAAGCAGAATTATCCTAATTACGAAAAATTAAAGAGTAGAACACTCATTGACTATTTATTTACAAATGGAAAATCCGTTTCAAAATATCCTTTGCGTTTAGTTTTTGTTGAGGTATCTGAATTAAAAAATACTAATACAAGTCTGCAGATAGGAGTATCTGTTTCCAAAAGATATTTTAAAAAAGCTGTAGATAGAAATTATTATAAGCGTGTATTAAGAGAAGTATATCGCTTGAATAAACAAGAGTTTTTGCAACCAATTTCTGAAAAAAAATACATAATGATGCTAATGTATCAAACTAAAGACCGTTTAGATTTTCATGAAATTAATGATAAGGTGAAAAGGTTATTAATTAAATTTAATGAACAAATAAATAAGCAGGAGTTTAAATAA
- a CDS encoding response regulator produces MDIRILIVDDHPSMIEGYKVILSYNDFGYNINTTAAYNCESALKIIESNAHFDVAFLDHNLPAYKEGHIENGIDLAKIIRKHRPNTKIVFLTSHSESIILLDMIKRVNPDGILVKSDFTADELLIAFDKIIKGENYRSLTVDHNVKELLSNKAYLDETNRQIISLLSKGIKTKNIPNYLNLSMSSIEKRKANIKKFLDIEIGSDEDIVRAARKAGVI; encoded by the coding sequence ATGGACATTAGAATACTTATTGTAGATGATCATCCTTCTATGATTGAAGGTTATAAAGTAATTCTTTCATACAACGATTTTGGATACAATATAAACACTACGGCTGCTTATAATTGTGAGAGTGCTTTAAAAATTATAGAATCAAATGCTCATTTTGACGTTGCTTTTTTAGACCATAACTTACCAGCATATAAAGAAGGTCACATAGAAAACGGGATAGATCTAGCTAAAATAATTAGAAAGCACAGACCCAATACAAAAATAGTTTTCCTTACTTCTCATTCTGAATCTATTATTTTGTTAGACATGATAAAAAGAGTAAACCCAGATGGAATATTAGTAAAAAGTGATTTTACAGCTGATGAGTTATTAATAGCTTTTGACAAAATAATAAAAGGAGAAAATTATAGAAGTCTTACGGTAGATCATAATGTAAAAGAATTATTGTCAAATAAGGCTTATTTAGACGAAACAAACCGTCAGATCATATCATTACTTTCTAAAGGTATTAAAACAAAGAATATTCCAAATTATCTAAATCTTTCTATGAGTTCAATTGAAAAAAGGAAAGCAAATATTAAAAAGTTTTTAGATATAGAAATAGGGAGCGATGAGGATATTGTAAGGGCAGCAAGAAAAGCAGGAGTTATTTAA
- a CDS encoding sensor histidine kinase, with translation MIILLILLYNNKSQHSKNKQLQFEREQQESNEQIYKLMLQQQHLINDTRQQEKKRISQELHDGVMSKLTSTRLNLFILSKRQDTETIQKCLKYIDNIQNIEKELRNISHDLNQDTFLEKESFKLIIQNLFEDYCNAINIEYILEIDSNIVWEAIEASVKIDIYRILQESLQNTYKYSHATLVILSIKKVLDRLIIDIEDNGVGFDINKVKEGIGIKNINSRAKSMNGEVKFYSTVNKGTHINLSLPY, from the coding sequence ATGATTATACTTTTAATTTTGTTATACAACAATAAAAGTCAACATAGTAAAAATAAGCAACTCCAATTTGAACGAGAACAGCAAGAAAGCAACGAGCAGATTTATAAATTAATGCTTCAACAACAACACCTAATAAATGACACTAGACAACAAGAAAAAAAGAGAATATCACAAGAGCTACACGATGGAGTAATGAGTAAGCTAACAAGTACTCGTTTAAATTTGTTTATATTATCTAAAAGACAGGATACCGAAACGATTCAAAAATGTTTAAAATATATTGACAATATTCAAAACATAGAAAAAGAATTACGCAATATTTCACATGATTTAAACCAAGATACCTTCTTAGAAAAAGAAAGTTTTAAATTAATTATTCAAAATTTATTTGAGGACTATTGTAATGCAATTAACATAGAATATATACTAGAAATAGATTCTAATATTGTTTGGGAAGCTATTGAAGCATCTGTAAAAATAGACATTTATAGAATTTTGCAAGAATCTCTTCAAAATACGTATAAATATTCTCATGCAACATTAGTAATTTTATCAATCAAAAAAGTACTAGATCGATTAATAATAGATATAGAGGACAATGGAGTTGGTTTTGACATAAACAAAGTAAAAGAAGGAATAGGTATTAAGAATATTAATTCGAGAGCCAAATCAATGAATGGGGAGGTAAAATTTTATTCAACTGTTAACAAAGGAACTCATATTAATCTATCATTGCCATACTAA
- a CDS encoding tetratricopeptide repeat protein has translation MSDDIKIEKYLDSANNPNYSAKDKEKHIRIIENELQKSTHNTSSLRERYFKLAGRYYNLNDSENYLRISRLAFKLSKQAKDSTNIAKGYHYIGDYFYLKYKNDSAYYYFTKSEKNYETLKKTKELIRVKFSKADILLYEKDFSGAEVEFIKVLKIAKKINDTRLVYDSYLNLGNVLIGLNSPDEAITYYNKALSTTSLLTKDPQYQSLKAQVYNFLGKAYAKKKAYHEAIVQYEEGLFFTDPEKISSYTYSSLISNKAYAEMQLDNLEIAEEKFYESLAIRKKDNNIPGIVLSNIYLGELYLYKKDIPKAISFLKNAKQIASKNKILEEELRALRLLCKIDKKNRYDLYEEYINLNDSIQTAEFNKRNSFARIEYETDEILSEKKLFKKKKIRFLLKDG, from the coding sequence ATGAGTGATGATATAAAAATCGAGAAATATTTAGACAGTGCGAATAACCCTAATTATTCGGCAAAAGATAAAGAAAAACACATTCGCATCATTGAAAATGAGCTCCAAAAAAGTACACATAATACTTCCAGCCTAAGAGAACGCTATTTCAAACTGGCTGGAAGGTATTATAATCTTAATGATTCAGAAAACTACCTTCGTATTTCAAGACTAGCTTTTAAACTTTCTAAACAAGCTAAAGATTCCACAAATATTGCAAAAGGATACCATTATATAGGAGATTATTTTTATTTAAAATACAAAAACGATAGTGCTTATTACTATTTTACTAAATCTGAAAAAAATTACGAGACTCTTAAAAAGACAAAAGAATTAATTCGTGTAAAGTTTTCAAAAGCAGATATTTTACTCTATGAAAAAGATTTTTCAGGCGCAGAAGTTGAATTTATCAAAGTATTAAAAATTGCAAAAAAAATTAACGATACTAGACTTGTTTACGATTCTTACTTAAATCTGGGTAATGTTCTTATAGGTTTAAATAGTCCTGATGAAGCGATAACCTATTACAATAAAGCCTTATCAACAACCAGTTTATTAACAAAAGATCCACAATACCAATCATTAAAAGCACAGGTTTATAACTTTTTAGGAAAAGCTTATGCAAAAAAGAAAGCGTATCATGAAGCAATTGTTCAATACGAAGAAGGTTTATTTTTTACAGATCCCGAAAAAATTAGTTCTTATACCTACTCATCGTTGATTAGCAATAAGGCATACGCAGAAATGCAGTTAGATAATTTAGAAATAGCTGAAGAAAAATTTTACGAATCGTTAGCAATTCGAAAAAAAGACAACAATATACCTGGAATTGTACTTTCAAATATATATTTAGGAGAGCTTTATTTGTATAAAAAAGATATTCCAAAAGCTATCAGTTTTTTAAAAAATGCGAAACAAATTGCTTCTAAAAATAAAATTCTTGAAGAAGAACTAAGGGCACTTAGGCTTCTTTGCAAAATTGACAAGAAAAACAGATATGATTTATACGAAGAGTACATTAATTTAAATGATAGTATACAAACTGCTGAATTTAATAAACGAAATAGTTTTGCAAGAATTGAATATGAGACAGATGAAATTTTAAGCGAAAAAAAATTATTCAAGAAGAAAAAGATCAGATTTCTTCTCAAAGATGGCTAA